The genomic DNA CTTGTTTTACCTGCCAGAAAGATCTTGTTTTTGTCAGTACTGACTCATCAAATTTTAATACATCTGCGCAACACATAAAAGATTTGTCTTTTGGTCTCGTTCTTTAAACTGTTGTTAAATGATCAGTGTCTTATTTCTCTGTTAGGCCACGGCTTGATGTCCAGGAAGAACCCAGCGTAGCGGAAACTAACTACTCCAGCGATTCCTTCGATTCAGACTGGGATACCAGTGTAGCCTCGCCTCAGTCCACCGATTCACGCGGAAATGTGACCCAGACACACGAAGATCCACCAATGAAGTATTCAACAGCTCCCCAAGCACGTCGTTCACCAATGGTCAGATTGCGGGGTAAAACTGTCGACTCACAGGATAGTCAGTTTGACCCGACATATTCTTCTGTTGAGGAGCTCGGAGGCGGCTTTTCAAGTTTTGGACCTCTTCCCCCAGTCGAGTTTCGCACAACTCCTATTGAAGAAAGGGAACCAGACGTAGATACACTACAAAACCCTTCGTCGTCGTACAGTCGATTGTCGTTCACAAACGAACTTTTTAACGCTGTACGCGATCCCGAAGACGTTGATTTTGAGAAACGAGCTGCAAACCACGAAGGTTATCAAGAAAAAGATATAACAGGACTAGCAAACCGAGGCTATGATTCAGACAAACAAGAACGCGAGGGAAACCTTGAACGAACTAGCACCTCCGGTGCTAAAAAACCAGCCGTGAGTACAGTTCCAAAAAACATCGAAGAGTTGTACGCGAAAGTGGACAAAACTAAGAGAAAGAGAAATCGTCGGAAAGATTCTTCATCAAGTGGGTCTGAAGGCAGTCACGATGCATCTCGGGGACCCAGTAGACTGGACGATATTCAAGCAGCACCTGATCTTTCGGCACAGGTATACCAAGTATCCGGACAAGCCAAAAAGCCAGCTCATGATCCTGTGGTCGTGTATGATGAAAGAACTAATCTGTAAGTTGAGCCTGGTGTTCACTAGGACATATGCAAGTGAGAGATTGGTAATTTTTAGCGGAAAAATCCTAGACGATTGAGAATTGTCGACCAACCCAGATTTTCCGGCCGATTATTTAAAACTGGAATTCGTTGCTATTCGCGATCCTTTGATGTGCTCGAAGAGCAGAAGTTTCGATTCCATTTCCCTCCATCATGCCCATTGTACCTAGTTCccttcgcagccgctcgggccggaATCACGCAACGCTCCGGGGacggggagcgttgcgtgactccggcccgagcggcAGCGAAGGAGACTACATT from Montipora capricornis isolate CH-2021 chromosome 2, ASM3666992v2, whole genome shotgun sequence includes the following:
- the LOC138022804 gene encoding uncharacterized protein, which produces MIIIVVCVGVIVLLIIGAAVYFLGIRRSKKEKAVGYTRHKKNRNVRNQAFQMERPRLDVQEEPSVAETNYSSDSFDSDWDTSVASPQSTDSRGNVTQTHEDPPMKYSTAPQARRSPMVRLRGKTVDSQDSQFDPTYSSVEELGGGFSSFGPLPPVEFRTTPIEEREPDVDTLQNPSSSYSRLSFTNELFNAVRDPEDVDFEKRAANHEGYQEKDITGLANRGYDSDKQEREGNLERTSTSGAKKPAVSTVPKNIEELYAKVDKTKRKRNRRKDSSSSGSEGSHDASRGPSRLDDIQAAPDLSAQVYQVSGQAKKPAHDPVVVYDERTNLDVEARPERAKRSFVKPDALSVGRESNLSSATFVSDLNSSEVTDPVPSEQLDNLNHEPSQEPRVESPPHSPFVLRNRKLSVDSEDSFYDQPYSSLEEINAGAAPALTLGTPSSETLESALNGAEADNVLNLQDSFPMTANTTSAPTKPYGVMDKEEDEAVVLEVKDIEIQNTSEDSDEALDELLRNEPATEPDQIPSTFLRSDGVDSTVLMF